TCTCGTAGCCTCTGGACCGGGCTTaagattaaataaataactaacGTGACACTTCATGGCTTCAACAAGTTCTTTTGTTTCCATACTTCAGGCTTGCCATAATATCGGTCCTTTCATATCATGGCGAGACCGCGTGCCATCCTGTTTGCGAGCCGCCATTCAGGGTCGCAAGCGACGCCGAAATTGTATCCAATTTTCCTACTCGGGAAATGACGTTACCGTTCAATGTGTCAAAACGAATAGTGTCTAGTAAAAATATGGTTCTACTAGAATGTCCGATTTTATACAGAAGTACGACTAAACAAACATTATACAAATAACATCGTTTTTACATAACTTATCCATAAGCTTCATTGAACGTACTCGAACGTATGTTCGACTTCAGCTTCGAAATTTCGGCGTTGTCTTATAGAAATAGTTTTGGTGGAGAATTTTTTTCGCGACTATGCATTGTAAACCGATGGCGGATGAAGTAAACGTCATGAATGCGCGAGAAAGAATATAATACGGAATGAACGCGTGCGCTTCACGTAGTTTATCGTTTTGCAGAATGAAACGCACACCATGATGCGAGCATTGCACCAGAatggcacgcacaccacatGTATAATTGCGTGGGGTTAAAGCAACGAGTCAGTCTATAAGGTACGGTCCGGAGACGCGTTACGAACGCGACCGATATTTTTACATTGtgcaaaaaatattgtaacaCAATCAATTGTATAAAACTAGGTGTTTATTTGATTCCTAACTGAAGTATAAAAACGCCGGGCTGCTTTCTGCCAAGACCGAACTGACGTGTGCTTAGTCCCACCTTCGCGCTTAAAAGGGGTCATTATCCTCGTGCTTATTCGGTAGCTTTACGTTGTGAACATTAACTGCTTGGTATTAGAGAATTCTCGGTGTCCACGCCGCATTTAATTTTGTCAAACTCTTAAGGTCTTCCGTTACTGTCCGGTTTGTCGAAAAATAGGACGACGTGTTGAAATCGCTTTGCCCCTTGCAATTCGACAGACGAGAAGCACGGCAAAGTGGAGCGTTGTCTCGTCTCGTCTTCTTCAGTGTAACGCTTCGCTGTAGCTGTAACTGtaactgttttatttaataGTCTAGCGAAGTTTTAGATCAGGCTGCAGCTACTATAATTTGTAAATTGTTGAATATCAGGTCAGTGAACTTGACTTTGGCTTTTACACTCTTTTTCTGCctcctttttctctttctctctcccttgctctctctctctcgttctttaACCCTCTCTTTCTtgttctctctttcgttcccAGGatgtctttctctctttcgttgATTAGTTTCCCTTTACTCTGTAGCCCACCATTTTGCACCAATATTTTACTCGATTAGAACCCTTTATTCTCGATTTCCTtgcttaaacatttttaaCCCTATTTTCGGCATAACAAATGTCCTTTCCTTCCGctattatttttcaatggtaAACCATTCAAACGTTGTTTTTATATTCAAGCCTTTACATGAGACGACTGAAAAAGTGATGATTTAGCAATTAAAGCGTAATTTAAAGGCTAATGTGTTCACTCTATGCATGTGCGGCATTCAACATAGTTGACAAAACGTTTCCCGTCTTTTACTAATCTTCTTCCGTTAACGCACTGTACTATACCAATGAATGCGATTAAGATAGTATGTGCGTGTGTAACGAAACGTCGTAGTTTGTGTCTCATGAGATTACTTTGTCTAGAACTCAGCGTGGTGGAACAAAAAGGCTTTCGGCAAAAGGGGAAGAGCTCGATATGGCAGGAGCACGACCATACCCCAAAAGAGCTTAAACTCATAGAGCGGTCTTTCGAACCCAaaattttgttgttcttctattttccaccttcacgaaacatttacaaaacatttGGGGATATTGTTATAATTGCGATCCCCGGAGCAATGTCTTTCGttcttcaaaacaaaaaattaatccaaCCTTTGATCTGATGAAAATACGATAGTTATTTCTGTTCCTCAACAATGTATTATTCTTTTCAAACCCTTGAACTAGATTCAAATTAATACTGTTTAATTAAGGTGTACGTGGTCTATAAGGCTAACTCGGCTGTAGCTTATGGTGACGCTACCTTGGTACGAAACAacgtttatcggtggttcacACAGTTCTCAGAAGGCCGAGACGTTCAAATGATGTCGAGCTCGCCAAGAACAAGAGAAAACATCGAGGAAAATAGTGCtggacagaaaagaaaagtttctgAAGACCTGAATTTATTGATTGGCTCATGGCATTCAAATTTTACCAATGATTTAGACATAAGATAAGCTGCCGCCAAATTATTCTCAACTTTGCTCAATTGCAAGAACAAGCAAgctatttctttttttttcttttaagcattttttttctcttttgtttttactATTATCATTCTAGCTCATTCTACGCTCTGGTCTATGTCTGTATTGTAATCTCTTTGTATCtagctttaattttttcaGTTGTTTAGCATAAGTGTCAACTAGGCCGCATAACTATTGAATTATCttgaataaataacaataataataatatctTGTTGTTATTGTATTACAGAGATTTTGAGTTATGAAGCTTCATTTGTCCCTTATTAGAATAATAATTTCGACCATTGTTTGTACGCGaatttttgatcaaaatttGTTAGATTTCAGCTTTGACGCAGTGCACAAATAACGCGAGTGTTTCCAGTATGTGTATTGCTCGATTGAAGTTTAGCGTTAGGGTACTAGTTTAGTTTAGTGGGGTAGCGTTAGGGTACTATTTTACGGTAAGTTTAGTTTAGGGTACACCAATGCTGAAATCTAACGCTCTTTCTCAATAATGTGTCCACTGTCTGTCTGTCCACTGTTTCGACTGTAGTCGAAATGTCCATACTACTTCCTGATACGTTTCTCCAACAGCAACATATTCTATTTCCATTGAATACAAGCTTACACAATTCTGGCACTATTCGACGCAATCCAACAACTTTCCTCGAAGCTTCTTCCTAGTGTCGATACACTTGTGGCCAAACTTCATGGATATGAATTCCGGCTGacttggtttttggtgtgAGCCAGATTCGTTACAAAAATTCCAAGAACTACCCTGCGTCATCACTAACATCACTGCTCGATGCGTTGTACGCGCGCTGTCATTTTGCGCCAGCGCATGCGCTTAAATATTTCATATCGAGTTAATACAATGGCGGCGGCTGTTAGCCACTGCCATAAAGTCATGTTGGTGGTGACggaattatttgtttatatAGCGATGCAGTTTTTGGACGGCAGTTCTCATACGGTTGTATCAGTCGGCCCAACTTCATATCCACAGATTTAACTTGCAGCTACATACGATTTGTTACTGTAGATCATGAGTAGCCAACTATGATTCcctttttgttcattttctttaaacACAAAAGTGAATGACTCTTCGGTATCACACACGATTCTCTGCTTTTCCCGTATCACACACGGTTCCCACTCAACCGTCCTTTGCATCTTCTCCAGTACCGGGTCGTACTGTTGGCGCAACTACACTATCTTCCCGCGCAGCCTTTTGCTGCCCTTGGCACAGCACTTGCGGATGCCGCTATGTAGTACCCGAGCGAACTCGTAGCTCGTTCAACCGCCGGTGTGTTTCATTCTACAGTCCTTTTCTCTTTATGGAGTTTTGGTCTATAAACTGCGTAGGCTGAAGCAAAACTGCGCAGACTGAAGCAAAAACTCGTGTGCACCGCACAGCAGAAAGTGAACGAAGAGAATGTTATTATTTGCACATGGTAGCGTTGCCAGTGTAGCAATTGTATTCGGTTGCTATGGTTTATTTGAGATCGGGAGTGGTTTATGCGTCGGGTGCCTTGAGCGTCGCGAATGGATGAGAGCGTTAGACGAGCCCACGTCGAACACGTCTGTTCAGCTCAGTCGTGGTGGAGAAAGAAGCATATAACATTTTCGATCTCGGACAGCTATCAAATTGGTCCTCGCTTGATTCACATATACATGGACGGCTCGAGTTGTTTTGTCACGTACGCATATACAGACAGATCGCGTGCATGAGCCACGTACGCATGTAGGTCGCTACACCATGTCTATTGGTTGACGTTTGCCGAGGGGTAGACCGAGTACCCAGTGGACATAATTGAGTGCCCAAGCTACCCCTTTGTCTGTGACGCGGGCGAGGATGGCTGAGACagatgaatccgaacgcccatttgcctgcgacgaggacgagaaagggcGAGCGGGACGGTTCATGggggtccgctcgtaggtacacGGATAAAAGAGCGGGAGAAACCACGAGAgatgcgaacgcgaagacgaacagacgagcgaaaagAAGAGGAATAGaataaaaagagatagcgagatcgagtaaaaattctAAGTTCGAGAGAGAATGGGCAGTCCGTTTTGTGCCCcgggtcaagtgcaagtgcgtgtttttcgttccatcgtgtgtgatcctgatagaaataatccaggtaagtttagtggacagtattcagtcacAGTAAAgaaatgttgaaaagttttcgctttggtcgtttcagatgttcaactaggatgcataggattccattgcaaaactttttacaacgtgtctacggcgtcaccaacaagcagctacgcaccaaattgctacgaccaCTTTattgaagtgtgaagagtgaacgcgaccccaaaaaaagggagagaaatATACTGAAATATACCGACCACATACGAACTGTTATATTTTGGCTAGGaagacaagggggtcacgctcGAGAGTTCATTTTCCGCGGTCCattccttgcgccgtttcgcgaaccattcgcgaaccAGAGCAACTAGTCCATACAAAAACTGTATAGAACCGCGAATGGTTCGCCAACTGGAACGTGAAATTTCGGTCCAGGCACttaattttgctcactgggaaTGGAATCTCACAAAGACGACGCGCTAAGCCGGGGTCCGggggagaaggaaaggaaactgaaaaatcaaagcaaaaacaaacgaactgtcatttcactcactggagctcacgaaatttttcgcccaaaagctgatagtgtggacgctagcatatcaaaaaacctgtacagaaaactcatactgtggacgaggcgtagGAGAGATTTCAGTCACTAGACATCGAATCGATGTTTCATACCCAAGCCATGAGGTTCGATAGATATCGTGTTCTACTCTCTTTCCAACATTTGTTACGAGGTCGGCTACAATCCCTTCGGCCAACGGATGGGATCCGGGCCTCTTGAATGGTCGATGGCAGAAGCATATTTGCACATCCGCCAGTGGAGCCTCTAGTTGCTCTGGTTTCTCCAAGTTCACGTAATCTTTCATCTTCCAACAGTAGTTTGGTTTTTTGTAAACTGTTTTCTCTGATTTCCTGAGCTTTTTATATTCCCTTACGCTGTCCTCCGTCCTGTGCCTGTTTATCGCGGCTTCATACGTTGATTTATCGTTCAGTGACATCTTTGCACTCAACTTCATCGAACTAGCCAGATCTTGTCTATCCACGTCTCACACCCAAGGCATCTTGTGCACTGTTCCCAATGCTTGTTTTTGGAGGTACAATGACCAGATTCCTTGCCATCATGACCATCAATCGCCAACCATTATCGTTACTTCTCTCGTGTAGATTGTGAAGGTCGGTATTGGCGGTACATTGGTCCCCTACAGACTCTGCCATTAAAATTTCGTAAAATTATTGAGCTCTTTTTGAAACATATGATCCCTTTTTTCCTCGGGTTTATCTTCAGTAGTGAGGTGAAAGTTTGGGAGGCGTAGCACTAAATATAGCAGAAATAATACACACATTTGtattattaataaataaatcacatatttgttaataaaatttttcttttcatcccCGTACATCGTACAAtcttttgtttgattgatatTGAGCTTTGTTTTTCTAGTTAGTCCATTTCCAAAACTAATGGTAAAGTTATGTTGGCGTCGTCATAGATCCACCGAATGCTGTACGTTTTGTAGAATGCATCATTTATTTCCCTCCCCTCTTACTCGCCATAGGGTACGTTTCGACCAGCCAGCAAAACAACTTCAGGCGGTGGTTTGTTCGGAAGTAACAATTCGCCCTTCTTCCACCATACGGTTCCATTCCAACAACACGGGCACAAGATGGTAATGGATGCAACACCTTCGCCGCAGAACGTGGGCCGCGAGTTCGTCCGTCAGTATTACACGCTGCTGAACAAGGCGCCAGACCATCTGCACCGATTCTACAACAGCTCGTCCAGCTTTGTGCACGGTGGTCTCGACTCGAAACATCAAGATACGGCATTGGTGATCGGTCAGAAGCAAATTTCGTGCAAGATACAGCAGTTAAATTTTCGTGATTGCCACGCCAAGATTAGCCAGGTCGACGCACAAGCAACGCTGGGCaatggggtggtggtgcaggtgaCGGGTGAGCTCTCGAACGATGGGCAGCCGATGCGCCGTTTCACGCAGACGTTCGTCCTAGCGGCCCAGTCGCCGAAGAAGTACTATGTCCATAACGACATATTCCGGTACCAGGACATCTACACGGATGACgacaccgatgatggtgaGCGTGCTAACGGCGATGAAGACGGTCCCGATGTCGGGTCTGATGGATGTTTGGTGGAATCCAAGCACGGTACAGCCGGCGTAAACCTTGGCGGCCATTTGCAGCATATATCGCAGCAACAACcgccacagcaacaaccaaTGACGCAAGCTCCTCAGCAGTCCCTCTACTATCCATCGAATGTGATAAGCACTGGTTCGGGATTGTTACCTGCTTATGGGCAATCTGTGGCTAGCCAAGCGGCGCAGGCTACCCCGCAACCTCAATCACAACAgcaaccccagcagcagcagttacAGCAGCCACAGCTTAATGGGCTTCACGAggatttgataaaaaatgtaaGTTCCGGTGTAGGCACACTGTTGACGGGCACCGGTACCACACTTCAACCTACGTCTCTCGATCCGACCATTACTCACATCAACATGCTAAATCAACAACCGTCACTCACCCAGGTCCAGTCTGCAACGGCACACGGATCTTCGACCCAACAGCAGCCTCCCCATTCAAACCGAACATTGGGTGAGTCGGATTTACCGAAAAATTCTCTCAACCTTGACCATGTCACTAGTGGTGGAAGTTCAGGAGACAGTGAAACGCTGCCTACGACTATAGGTGGTTCCACCAATGACTTAGAaaaccatcagcaacagccgcagcagcctCACCAGACGCAGCACCACAAGcctcagcaacaacagcagcaccagcaacagcagccgcaccaccaccatcaccaccaccaccaacaacaacagcagcaccaccagccgccacaacagcagcagcagccgcaacagcagctacagcaccaacagccacaacagcagctgcagcaatcgcaacagcagctgcagcagcaacagccgcaacagcaactgcagcatcagcaccaacaacaccagcaacagcagcagaagcaacagccggaacagcagccgcagtcgcaacagcagctgcagcagcagcactctcaactgcagcagcagcagccccaacagttgcagcagtcgcagcagcagcaacagcagcagcagcagcagacgcaacagcagcagcatcaacaacagccGCAGCAAACGCCACCGCACcaagaacaacaaccgcaacatttgcaacagcagcaaccgcaacatTTGCATCCGcagcaaccaccacaacagcagcagcagaaacaacaacagcaaccacaacaacagcagcagcaccaacaacaaccaaaacagcagcaaaaacaacaacaatcgcaaccgcaacagcagcagccaccacaacagcagccgcaacaacagcagccgcaacagcagcagcaccaccaccagcaccaccaccaccaacatacgcaacaacaacaacaaaaacagcaacaaaaacaaccacaacagcaacaacaaggAACACTAAACCATCACAATAATCAACAGCAGTCACAGGGACAAGCAACTCATCATTCGGGCGGTTTCGGAAATAAGCAACAGTTGGTGGTGCAATCGCTGGAGCCAAAAACCTATGCCAATTTAGTGAAGTCGGGTGTTGGAGCGGCTGGGCCATTAAGCTTTGCGTCAGCCATGCAAGCGTCGCTTAACGTAGGTGGTTCCGTGTCCCAAACTTCCACACAAAGCCACAGTCAGCATCAACAAAACCATGGGTCGCAGCATCAACCACATCATACGTACGGTACTGGCCGAGGACAGCGAGAGACAGTGTCGCCAGCTACATCCTGTACTACGGGCGGAAGTATGGCCACCATCCTCAGTGTAAACGGCAAGTTTGCTAACGATCGACAACAAGATACTGCGCTGGGCACTGGGCTTGGCACCGGTGGTAGTACTGGTGGCACGGCTGGCAACTTGTCTCAGCAGCGATCTCAGCAGCAACGATCGATGCGGGTGAATGGAACGGCCGGGGCAGCAGGGCTACGACAGCAGGATGGCCGGCAGTCGAGCTACGGACGGCAAAACTACAACGACGGCGATGGTACGTAACTGTTGCAGCTAACATATCTGAAAACTTGGTGGCGTTTTAAACGAGTTCTGATACTTCATCGGTTTACTGATTTCAACCAAATTTGAAACTGCACAATGCACTGAACTATCAGTAAAACATGACCTACACATTATCAATTGTATTCTACTCCAAAACATCAATTTTGGTGAGATTGTATTGAGTGTGGGTAGCATTAAATCAGCCGAGTACTAGAAACTAAAGAAATACCTACTAAGAATTGCGAATAGAACTCAAacggttgtgtttttgttcttcaatTCTCCGTCGCCACAAACACGTCTTctacaaaataaaaacggaagcTGCTGTTACCATTTGGTTTTGCAGTGTTGCATTAGGTCGTAATAAAAAGTTTCCATTCGACGGTTTTTGTCACTAGATGACTTCAGGCCCGATACGCTTCAGGCTACGTAAATACCGATTTGATAGTTTCAAACATATAAACGTGTTTGAAAGGTGAAAGTACAGGCATTTTCAGTGGTTAGAGATACGTTATTTAGTTAGTTGCTAATGTGAAAGTTCATATTGATTTGAACGTGAGTCAAATATCTGAAGAAATGCGCCATGTGACGGTTTTTCACTATTAAACGCCAAAAACGTTGCCAAACCTGCCGATAAATATGGGAAGTTTACGGTGAGAACACTGTTTGTAAATGCCGGAGAAGGAAAGCTTTTTTATAATAAGCCCGACGTTTTTCTGACGCATGGATTGACGTAAAGAAATGTCATAAACCG
Above is a genomic segment from Anopheles bellator chromosome X, idAnoBellAS_SP24_06.2, whole genome shotgun sequence containing:
- the LOC131213912 gene encoding uncharacterized protein LOC131213912; its protein translation is MVMDATPSPQNVGREFVRQYYTLLNKAPDHLHRFYNSSSSFVHGGLDSKHQDTALVIGQKQISCKIQQLNFRDCHAKISQVDAQATLGNGVVVQVTGELSNDGQPMRRFTQTFVLAAQSPKKYYVHNDIFRYQDIYTDDDTDDGERANGDEDGPDVGSDGCLVESKHGTAGVNLGGHLQHISQQQPPQQQPMTQAPQQSLYYPSNVISTGSGLLPAYGQSVASQAAQATPQPQSQQQPQQQQLQQPQLNGLHEDLIKNVSSGVGTLLTGTGTTLQPTSLDPTITHINMLNQQPSLTQVQSATAHGSSTQQQPPHSNRTLGESDLPKNSLNLDHVTSGGSSGDSETLPTTIGGSTNDLENHQQQPQQPHQTQHHKPQQQQQHQQQQPHHHHHHHHQQQQQHHQPPQQQQQPQQQLQHQQPQQQLQQSQQQLQQQQPQQQLQHQHQQHQQQQQKQQPEQQPQSQQQLQQQHSQLQQQQPQQLQQSQQQQQQQQQQTQQQQHQQQPQQTPPHQEQQPQHLQQQQPQHLHPQQPPQQQQQKQQQQPQQQQQHQQQPKQQQKQQQSQPQQQQPPQQQPQQQQPQQQQHHHQHHHHQHTQQQQQKQQQKQPQQQQQGTLNHHNNQQQSQGQATHHSGGFGNKQQLVVQSLEPKTYANLVKSGVGAAGPLSFASAMQASLNVGGSVSQTSTQSHSQHQQNHGSQHQPHHTYGTGRGQRETVSPATSCTTGGSMATILSVNGKFANDRQQDTALGTGLGTGGSTGGTAGNLSQQRSQQQRSMRVNGTAGAAGLRQQDGRQSSYGRQNYNDGDERRQSSSAQLGDNHQLFLGNIPHHATEDELKSLFSKFGTVVDLRILSKSVQKLPGVRTPPHYGFITYEDPSSVQTCLGNMPLFFPENSPDGQKLNVEEKKTRVRGPGESGGRINNGGLGSGGGSTRSGGGSGGQSRSGPSGGQGGASMNRGGGSGGASGGGGGQRSLGSTVVGSSGGNRGTGSGGGSSGYGQRPDRNNVNSQRSVANATGITNRGFGSGF